A DNA window from Myxocyprinus asiaticus isolate MX2 ecotype Aquarium Trade chromosome 15, UBuf_Myxa_2, whole genome shotgun sequence contains the following coding sequences:
- the LOC127452777 gene encoding prenylated Rab acceptor protein 1-like, protein MDGKTSDPFSSETEQLPGAGIVGRLWLPKGLSGNVIKDWLDRRRKAIRPWGSFVDQRKFSKPQHFGELCQRVVRNLNTYHSNYTFIFLGLILYCIFSSPVLLIALGVFSGAFYIIHLKTLEKKLVVFGRELTQGHQLGLAGGVSFPVFWLAGAGAAVFWILGATLAVIGSHAAFREMESSDVEELLMEPV, encoded by the exons ATGGATGGAAAAACGAGCGACCCCTTTAGCAGTGAGACGGAGCAGCTTCCTGGGGCAGGAATAGTGGGGAG GCTGTGGCTGCCCAAAGGTCTGTCTGGTAATGTGATTAAGGATTGGTTGGATCGCAGGCGGAAGGCTATCCGTCCGTGGGGCAGCTTCGTAGATCAGCGCAAGTTCTCCAAACCCCAACATTTTGGAGAGCTCTGCCAACGTGTGGTGAGAAACCTGAACACCTACCACAGCAACTACACCTTCATCTTCCTGGGACTCATCCTCTACTGCAT TTTCAGTTCCCCAGTACTGTTGATTGCATTGGGAGTGTTTTCTGGTGCCTTCTATATAATCCACTTGAAAACACTGGAAAAGAAGCTGGTTGTTTTTG GCCGTGAGTTAACACAGGGACACCAGTTAGGTTTAGCAGGAGGAGTTTCCTTCCCTGTGTTCTGGCTAGCTGGAGCGGGAGCAGCTGTGTTCTGGATACTag GTGCCACACTGGCTGTTATTGGCTCGCATGCAGCATTTCGTGAGATGGAGTCTTCTGACGTGGAGGAGCTGCTCATGGAACCTGTTTAA